The Acidimicrobiales bacterium genomic sequence AGCCAATACACCTCGCGGGAGTTCCGCGCGCTCCTGGAAGCCCACGGCGCCCTCCAGTCCCTGTCCCGCCCCCGGCAGTGCTGGGACAATGCGGTGGCGGAGAGCTTCTTCGCGACGCTCAAGGAGGAGCTCGTGCACCGCACCACGTTCCCCACGCGGGCAGCCGCACGCCGGGCCATCTTCGAGTTCATCGAGGTCTTCTACAACCGCTGCCGGCTGCACTCGACGCTCAACTACCGCACCCCAGCCGAGTACGAGGAGGAGCGCAGGCACCCAGGCAAGGCTCAGGCGGCATAGTCAAGCTGTCCGTCGAACCGGGGCAAGGCCAAGCGAGCGGACGCGGGTGGTGGATCGCTCTGTCGCTCGCGGTCCGTTCGGGCCGCCCGCCGTCTGCCGACGAGGTCCGTGGCCGGCGACAGCAGGCTCCGGCAGGTTGTGGCGGGGCGTGCCGGCCGGTTGCGCCGTCGGCGACCCGAGCTGTATATGTGTGCCATGACCCGTGATGAGCTGCTCCTGACCGCACTCCTCGGTGGCGACGCATCGACGGTCGTCCTCGCCGTGGCCGCCGGACGCTCCGAGCGCGCGGCCCGCTACGGGCTGAGGCACCTCGTCAAGACCGGTCTCGTCTGGAGCCCGGAGCGCGGCCGCTGGCGACTCAGCGAGGCCGGACGGGCCATCGCCGCCACCATCACTCAGCCCCCAGCGGCCCCGGCCGAGACGCTCGCTCCGGACGCGGCGGACTACGCCAGCACTAACCCGCAGGCGGCAGTTACGCACTCGAGCGACGCACAGACGGCATCCGCTGCGGGGGGCGCGTGGAGCGTCCCCGCGTGGCTCTGGGCGCTCGGAGCGATCGTCCTGGGCGCCGTCGCGCTCGTGTCGTTGGTCGCTCGGCCGCCGACCGACGCTGCACCGGAGCCCCCGTCGCCTGCGCCGCTCCCCGGTGGCTGGCCGTACACTGACTGGCAGACCTGGGTCCCGTAGGCGAGAGCGCTTCACGGGGCGCTCCGAAACGGGAGCTGCGCCGCGGCGCATGTTCCGTGCGGCGGAGGCACCTTGCTCGGGCTGCGCCAGAACGGGGTCTCTTCGTGGCTCGCCCGGCCTTCCGCGGTCCTTCTCAGCCGCGCGCTCTTCGCCCGAAGTGCCTCCCTCAGGGTGTGCAGGAGACCACCGACCACACATTCCTCGACAGCGCCCTCATCACGCCACCACGCTGCAAGGAGGAACGGACGGCCACGTGCTTGACACCCTCTCCACACTCGGTGCCATGGATGTGAAACCCGTCAACCTGAGCGACGCGCTCGGATCGTTCGACGATGTCTACAGCCCACGGATCGTGGCCCACCTGAATGACTACGACGTGAAGATCGCCCATACCAAGGGCGAGCACGTCTGGCACGTCCACGCTGAGACCGACGAGTTCTTCCTGGTCCTCGAAGGCCGCTTCGATGTCGCAATGCGCGAGGCCGATGGCACCGAGCACACCGTCGCGCTGCGGAAGGGCGATACGTTCGTCGTGCCCAAGGGCACCGAGCACAGGCCGTCCTCATCGGGTGGGGCGATCCTCATGTTCGAGCCGTCGGGGACCTCGACGACC encodes the following:
- a CDS encoding cupin domain-containing protein — its product is MDVKPVNLSDALGSFDDVYSPRIVAHLNDYDVKIAHTKGEHVWHVHAETDEFFLVLEGRFDVAMREADGTEHTVALRKGDTFVVPKGTEHRPSSSGGAILMFEPSGTSTTGDRHEGAIPDYVDSTPGHALT
- a CDS encoding integrase core domain-containing protein; protein product: SQYTSREFRALLEAHGALQSLSRPRQCWDNAVAESFFATLKEELVHRTTFPTRAAARRAIFEFIEVFYNRCRLHSTLNYRTPAEYEEERRHPGKAQAA